The Gallus gallus isolate bGalGal1 chromosome 5, bGalGal1.mat.broiler.GRCg7b, whole genome shotgun sequence region CGTATCAGCTTCCTATTAAGTCTTTTATGGAACCATTTTGAGTGATGTTATTTGGAAAGAATTTTTCACCTAACTAAATCATCAGAATTTACTAAAACAACTGGCAAGTATCCTAAGAGTATACCTAGTCTTGTACTTTTCAACAGACTGCTGAGGTTGCAAGATAGACAAAAATAGGACTTACTGTCCAGAGTCTTAAACTCCCTACACAGAAGCTTCTTTGACCTGTGGACCTCATAAAGATTTGCTAAGTTTTTAGTATGCTTGTCCTAGTCTGTGTTCTTCCCAACATGTGAAGTATTTTGTATTGTATATTGACAAATATTTGTGGGATTTTCATCACTGTACAGCCTGATTGTATTTAAAGGACTATTGGCAGTCTGTCCAATCCATCTATTGATTAAActattatttttagaaacacTTTACACTACAATCCTGTTCATTGCCATATCTCTTCTTCATTCACAAAAGTAGATAtcactctccttttttttttttttttcagaagtgttttatgGGTTTATGGACTGTTAGAtgcttccttcttccctcccaaGTTTTGCCTTCTGTGTTTGCCATTTGAACTGATCTTTTGAGAGAGCTCTGTCTGTAAGGTTATCTATAAAATGACTGTACACTCACAGAACCATTCAGTTGATGACTTCTGTTTTCACTGAGGATGACTGAGTAACTTACTTACATCCTAAGGGCAGATTTGTAATTTGAAGTgcaatatatttaatttcttgtttgcttttattgaaGCAATAGTGCTTTAACCATCATCTTGATAAAGCAACCAACTGACGCAAGCCCACCTGTGCTAAAtaactttcattttctggtatCGTTAGACTGAAGGGCCGCTGTAGTTGGTAGCCATATGTTTTTATctaattttcagttaaatttcaGTTAAAAGCTTAACTTTTAATGGATGCCCTAGCAAAACAAACCTGGATGCAAAGCTAAATCCGTTAGAATGCAAACACTACTACTATCAAGgttttcattaatttccatattctttttttgttcattctCTTTCTTAAAGAGCAGTTATTAATATATTAAGCTAAGATCTATACACAAGTAGCTTAGCGTAGcagattttctcttctgagtGATGTACAGTGATGGAAAACCATTCAGGAAAATTGACGCCTTTTACAGTGGAACTGTGTTCAATAACTTTCTTCTACATATTAATCATTTATAAActtctatttgttttcagtgtgtgATTTCCTTGGGGAAAAGATTGCATCTGTTTTGGGAATAAGCACTCCAAAATACCAGTATGCCATCGATGAGTATTACAGAATGAAGAAAGAGGTATGTGTGTGAGATTGGGctcttaaactttttttctccctacttATCTTCCctgacattttcaaaaataaaatctgtactCCTACTTTGATTACTGAAATGAAGTTTCGGAACCTCTGTTTCAGCTCACCTTCAGTTTTCACCTGACACGTGATTTATGTTTGCTTATCCACGAGCATTTTCTCATCAGATTGTCGGTCTTAGAATTGGTTGGGTCCTGACCACTGCTCTGCTTGCTTCTCTTCTACAACACATTTTAAAGTCAAAAGTGTAAGAAAGTTGAAAGGAACACTCGAAGGAGGCAGCTGCCTCACTTTACTCAGTTAAAGTAGGTGTACTTTTCAACTCTGAATTCAAGGGCAGATTGAACGTTACGTTACCATTTATTCCAAACTGTGACTGAAAATGAATGCTAGGTAGCCAGTACCTTTAACACTTTTAACACttattttaatagcttttttattattaaaatagcaTTGAAATGCTTCATAGAAAGTAAATCTATCACTACTGTTCACTAAAGACTGCTTATCTAGACACatcattttttctgtgttggtGGGACACAGTTTAACCCTTTACTTTTCGGAAGTGTAATTTCACAATTACAATAAGCTAGTGGAATTACAATAAGCTAGTGACTGTTATTAAGCAGAACAAATATTTGTGTCTTGTAATGGGAACTGATATGTTCTTACAGAATATAAGCCTTATTTACTTCAAGGAAACAGCAGCTTATGAACCTGGCTGTTTATTttaggaagaagaggaggaacaggaaaacaggatgtcagaagaagcagaaagacagcatcaggagcagcagaacaagcCACAGGCTGAGGCTCCTGTCCAAACAGAGCAGCCTGAAGCAACAACAAGTACTTCCTTTGTGAATGTAAACTTCGAAAATGAGGGAGATTGCCAGTCTGTTgtggaaaataaacaagatgTAGTTTCTGTCCCTACTTAAGTGAAAAGCTCTGTATACTGTAGGAAATAGAGAGTGTCAGGTGTCACAGTCTGGctacaagcagaaaaatagGATTATATTTGTTCAGTGTAATACAACTTTTAGCATTCTTATTGATCAGGAGAGAGCTAAGTGATATCTCTTCATTCTGTCAGTCTAATAAAGGCTGAGGCATTCTGCCAAATTGGCACttcagttaaaatgaaaattgtacTACAAACATTTGGTCTAAAATTGAATTTCTTGTAAAGcaagtaaaacatttaaattcttGTCTGGCACTGTGGATTGCAGATGTAGTGCTCTTTGCTACTTCTAAACACCTATTTCTGATTTGTACACTGTTTGCAACTTGGCTCTCTATGAATAGATTAGTAGGAATCAATATCCTCTAACTCACAAGTCAGAGTAGCTTCTGAATTCCCCTATTTGTTGTCACTACTGTGTGCATGTATCTTTCTGTTACTGACACAAGAGATGTTAGATTTAACGTTAATTAGATTTAAGGGCCCAATGAAACACTTTATTGTTACTCTTAACTTTAAAGGAGCCTATAAACATCCCCGAGTACATAGGTACTAgtagcagcactgctggaagcTGATACTGCTCAGCCGTTCCATTTAGTGCTGTAATCAAGTACAGAACTAGTGTCAGCATAAGATGCTGTCCCTCTAGATCCAAGAATTAATAGTGAACCACCTGTTCAAATACTTCCCTACATGCTCTGAATTGGCATGGAGAGTAAACTGAAGTCTTGCTAAATTAGAGTGAATGTGGTAGACGTTGTGTATGGTACCAACCTGTAactacaacttttttttttcctttttgtcatACGATACCTGAATCAGTGTACCTAATTAACCTGAACAGGCAGTTTGTTTAACGTTCAGTTATGAGTAAGGAATGTGCTATTGCAGGTATCTTTCCCCCCCTAGTGCAGAATTCATAAATAACTGgaagtcacagaaccaggcctATGTATcgtcttttaaatgaaaaacaaaaaaacttgtttCAGTATTGAAACAAAACTCAttcttttttaagtgaaatGCAGTTTCACTCCAGTTTTTAACTGCCCCCAATTACCAATTAAAGGATTTTATTGCAATGACTGTGATCCTAGTTCTAAGTTGCAAAAGGTGAATGGTTTACATTGGGACAATCAGGagtcactgctgcaggcagggaaatAAGTAACTGTGTCCCAGTCACTTCCTTTGCAGAATATTTATAGATGAATGAGCAGAAAGCTTATAATATGTAGTAGCCATTTGAATAACTGTTTCTGTCCTTGAGAACTCAAAAATTTCAAGAACCTTCAGTGAATTTTTCTGTTGGATGTCATCATACTTCCCCAGCCTTATTCCCACTACCAGCTAACCAAGGAGCATGCTGGAACAGCACAGGCCAGGATCCTTGGGCATTACTTTGCAGAGCTCAGTTCCGTATTTCAGACAGCTCTCTGAACTGGTATCCCATATAACgtaaattctttcttctctcatgCGCCCTTCTACACTACAGCACCTCTTCTGAGAAAGATTCGGTCATCTGTTTTGATGCTCTGTTCTTTACCTTGTTTTGAATGGTAATACAGAGGGTGCTGACAGCTGTGTAAAATCATTCCACCCTGAAGGTCTGCAAGGGAGAGCATGGATCAGTACCTGgggaatacaaagaaaaatattgggAGTTCTTGTACCGTGGCAAAGAGAAAGCCTCACTTAGCTCAACAGTGAAAACTTTAGAGCTGaaagatgctttgtttttctgccatGAAATTTATGtcagttgtgtttgttttcttctgtccctGCTGTCTGGTATATCAGAAATACTCTCACTGCCTTGGGGTTAAACTTCTTTGTATAATATGCTGTATTACTCACTGTGCCTTAACTTAATCCTtccttcagttgttttttttgcaaACCATATGAAAGTTGTTACTTTCATAATGGTTTagtttttctgtaaatgcattAATtggttattttatatttaatataatttttgaACTGAACGTTGGCTGTGGCTTTTCCTTGGGATTTGTGGGGTGGTTGAAATTTTATGCCTGCAAACAGGCGTGCTGCTTGTTCACTGCTTCCATTTTCCTTGAGTCACACATCCTGGCAAAAGACCCAGGCACTGACCCTCAAGGCATCTCCATGACACCACCCATTTCCTTACAACTTCATGGATTATGTATTAATGAACTTGACATTTTCAGCACTATCTCCAAGTGATAAACACAGTGCAGGACTACAACCATATCTGGCCTGTACCTCTTCTAACTTCATCTGAAATATGAAACGCTTATGTAAATTTATTAAATCAGTAAAACACTCATTCTTTAACTACTGCTGTAGCTCAGCTATATAATTAAGTTAAATTCCCTATAATGCTTACACAGGAGGTTATGGTGGTAAAAGCCTTTATACAGGTGTTTGGATTAGTTTTGTCCAGACCTAAATCTAGTGCAATTGTTTCTGTCAAAGAACCTCTTAAGAAGTAGATAAACAACTAACTGTTGAACTGATGGAATAGTTAGCCTTCTGTTAGGCACTTACAGCTAAACatataaagaaggaaaatgcctACGTCATTTACCTCTTATGGAAGATTTTTGCCTTTAGGGTAGACTGCTTAACAGCGCTGTCCTTAGACAAAGCCATGCAGAACACTGTGGCTGAGTGGATACAGGCCAGTGCTGAGAGTATTCAAGAAATACATCCTTAATTTCAAGATAAATTCACATTCTagaaaattcaaattaaaaaaggCTCAGTATGTACGGAAAAAAGtccaaaaacatttatttgaaaaacaaaaccaaacaaaaccacaacagatcATAGTTACCTCTGAAACAAGAcctgttgttttcatttcaaaggaTCTGCAGAACTCATTTCTACATACTGCATTTTATCTTACGTGCCTGAGGATGATAAAGATGGAAGGGCAGCAAAATGGAAGAGGCATCAACTTAAATAATGTTCCCAGCATCCAGTAGTTAATGAAGGCATCAGTTAAGAGATATCTCAATGGATGCAGTTTACTCCTGTTGAAAGTCACGTATCATCAGCATCAGCAACGCTGTCATTATCACTTGCCACAAGGACCTCTCTGTTCTCATATGTCCAGAACCCATTCAGATCAATTAGAATACTGGTAACAGTGTCTCCTTGACTGCTATTGATTAAATCTTGAAGGGAGATTTTGTAAGGATCTTTAGGCTTTACCATATCAAAGATCTCatcctgtgaaagaaaaaagtcaaaattaGGAGGTGGGAGGGGGAAGAGCCCTCACACATTAATGAGCAGTATAACGGTTACTTTATACTGTATACAGAATGACCTTAGGATAACTAGAGCCATCCACACTAATATACAAAACAGGCCGTTAAGTCCCTAACCatgtaaaatacaaaacataatAACAGCTACAGATAGGAACAGTGTGCTCAGCTCTCACAACTCAAATAAGAGCTTGCTTTTCTGGGAGCTTTTGGGCTCCAAATGGCAACATGAAACTTAGCTCATCCGTGTGAGTTAAGCTTTACTGAAGCTTGTACTTTTAGTACCGAAACTGCTCATGTAAGTAGGCAGTACAAGAAAATTGTATTGGCAACAGTTTTTTAGTCAACTCCATGCTTCCTTGGTCCTGAAGGAGAGATGATTCCAAATTATATGAACTATCTTGAAGTGTAAGGCACAGCAGTATATATTAATAGTCAATTTATCTATTAAATATGGAAACTACTAGCACAGTTGAATGCCAGATTTTTCTTATGCAACACATGCTGAATAGAAAGACATTTTCAAATCCACGAGACACACAAGTCAGATTCACCCCTACTACCCTGCAATTAAATACATGTCAACCTAGAAACTACAATATATATAGGTAAATTACAAAATgtttattcaaatatttcatgtaGTACTCTATTTGAGAATACCAACCTTGACATCCTGAAAAGAAACTGGTTCTTGTCCATGGATTTTCATTTGTTCCTGAATagcctaaaaaagaaaagttagaaATAGGCAGTGCATACTGACACTGTATGACACCTTTTAAACATGCTTCTACTTGTTAAGGTGCATTGCCGTGTGACAAGGctttcacagaacagtttgcCATCAGTTCTCTTCCACACGTAAGGCAGTGGTGAGTTAAGGAACAACCAGTGATGTGCATCTCCAAGCCCACAGTTCTTAGTATAATAAGAATCCAACTTTTATTATGACCAACATTTGAGCATTCGGAAGACAGGATATGCAGACACTCATATCACTCATTACTCAAGATtagaatatattaaaatcagaaaattcaTTATTGCCTTTTTTGGGGAAGGACCatttataagggcatgtagcaacaggatgagggaaaatggctttacactggtagatttagactagatattaggaagaaattatttactgtgagggtggtgagacactggaacaggttgcccaggttgtggatgtcccctccccagaagtgctcaaggccaggctggatggggctttgtgcaacctggtctagagggaggtgtccctgcctatagcaggggggttgggaCTGCATGATCTtaaagctcccttccaacccaaaccactgtACGATTCTAAAAACTATCAAGTAATATGGAGTATGACAAAAGCGAGAAGCTTTTTGCAATGATTACCTGGGATGAAAAATCCCACAGCCTTACAGGCCATCactgcatttcagcattttccattATTGTACCAAATTTTAGGATTACAGTGGAAACTAAAAGCATGAGCAATAGCCAACTAGAACCATCATAAGTGATTTTAACAAGTAatcattatatatttatttattattattattattttttaaagcaacaaaaatgtttttcctagAATAAATCAAAACAGTTAATTTCAACTGCAGAGAAACAATGCTGAATACCTTTTGAATTCTTTCCAAGTTttggaatatattttttaatgttttaaatctTCTTACAGGCAGTTACTGGCTTCCCAGTGGGTACTGGTAATTTAAAGGGACTCCCTGCAGATCTGCATGCAGAAGCACACAGGCTATAACAccataaacacagaaaatggcCTACCTGTATAAAGAGACTTACCCTAAAGAAATAATTAAGGGAAAAGACATTCAGGTATCCTTTGTTCTCAATGTCAAGCAGTTTGAAAATATATTGCAAAGCTGCAggctcctttctgttttctaatgCAAGTACAAAGTCCAGGTAGGTTTTATAGTCCTAAAAGTAGATACAATCATGTTTATTACAGTCTTCTTTCTAAATTGATTTTGCAAGCAGGAACATTATAATTGGCAGCTATTTCATTGTAGGGGATCAGtctattttctgaaaaagacaaaataaaatggaaaatggctGCTGCCACCAACATGAACAGAAAAGTTAGTTCCCAGTGGCTGCTGAGGAGAGGAAATCTTGCCATTTTTAGATGTAAAATAGTATTCCAAACATAAATCCAAATTAAACAGGCtatatattctttaaaaaatgtttattgtgTCTTTAGAACACTGAACATACCTAATCAGTTAATAAAAGCCATAATGGTTTTCATTAGCACCAATTAGAAGTGTTCAGAGGTAATAACCCTAGTTTTATCCAAGAGTGAACCATCTGACCAACTGAAGAACACAATCCTTAGACCAGAGAAATTGTTTGGTAATTTGTGTGGTTGAAGCTTTGGTAAACATCACAGATATGTACCTTTCTTACATTTTACTTACTTTTTTGCTTATACTGATTTTTGGTTTCCTGATCAAGATACAGTTGTGACAATTAAGGACAGAAAGCCTACAGTCCTGTGTGTGTAACATCCCTGTCTACCTTAAACATCAGAGGGTTTGCTACCATTCAGAAGGACCTCATCgggctggagaaatgggcatCGCACTGAGTTCAGAGGGAATGCAAAGTTCTGCACAtagggaggaataaccacatacACCAGCACATGCTGGGGGCTAACCAGCCAGAAAGTAGCTTTGCATAGAATAAGCTGAGAGTCTTGATGGGCAACAAAGCTGAACATACAtaagcaatgtgcccttgcagcaaAGGCAGCTAACAACAGCATTTTGAGCTGCAAGAGGAAGAGCTTTACTGGCAAGTCAGTGAAGAAGATGATTCTCTGCTTATCACAGGTTAGACTGCATCTGAGTGTTAGGTTCTGTTCTGGACTCCTGAGTGCAAAAGAGTTAAGGACCTACTAAACCAAGTATAACAAAGGGCAACTAAGAGGACTTCTCCTAAGCTCAACAATTCAGCGATTCTACAAAAGATTACTAAGGGAGCAGCAATACTATATAGTAAACTGTAGCTTAGCACATTTTAGAGGTAATTAATCATCTGAAAACGGACATATTAGAAGTAGCGATACATTACATAAAGCTTTCAAAATAAGCAGCATAGATATCTTTCATTTTAACTCTAATTTGATTAGATTTCTCATACTTCACAGCTATGCAAAGcctacaacaaaaaaaaaccactactGTCTTCATGAAGAAGCATACAGATTAGCTGATTAGCTACATTGCGATAGTCTCAAGCGTGCCACTTGCCTTCGTCTCTCTCACAAATTAAATGCCCTCTAAAAACATGGATACatccatacatttttttcaatgtACACTTTACGTGTTGAATGTACAAGTGGAAGAGAAGCTTTATCCTGAGCTACCTGGGTTCTgtagcatttctgcttttcaaaacaagaaactTGTCTTCCAACTACACTGTAATCACCCTGATACtacaaaatttgttttctaatcTATCGATGACCAACAAAAGTTACTTTACCTTAAGCtactcttttaaaaaaaagacactgacTGTGAGACATTTCCCTTCTTAATAAGTAAAAACTTCAATACTGTGAACAGAGTAAAATCATGCAATTACCATTTCTCCATCATAAGTTAAGCATTCCTGAAAGACGCGGTCCAGAAATATGTTGGTCAGCGTCCCCGTTCCATACCGGGACAGCTCTTCTTTGCTGAGCATGCCATTGTGATCTTTATCAAGGTTTAAGTACTGTCCTAGGAAGGAAACAGATGACAAAATATAGCACCCCTCCAGAAACAAGGGGTTtcaatggagaaagaaaattcagcacATTTAACATTTAATTAACTTTTACCATAGAAGTTAGTTAAGTGGTAGTATGGTAGAACCACAAAAATATTCATGGATCACCATAACGAGCAACAGAAGCAgtgggggtgaggaggggggtTTCAAAACTCCAGTAGCAAGCTTCTAGTAGTTCCACTGTAAAGTAAGGGCTCAAAATTAAAGGCTGCTTATACTGAGAAAGGAGCACAAGCctgagaaaaacagtatttttaatggaaCTGTTGTGATCAAAAAAGAGCTAAAGGTGATGCAAAAGCATGAACAGAACTGTCAGAAGAGAAGGAATTTTATACCTTGTGCAATAAGAAGTACAAAATGTCGAAGAATAAAACCGAGGTAAAAAGCAACATTGGAGAACAGAAACTGTAAAGAAAGTTAGGAGGATGCACTGAAAAGATGGCTAGAGGCATTGAAAAGACTGGTTATCAGGAGGAGTTAATGAGcaaaaaagccaggaaaaataACACCAGGGATTTGAATAAGTCATATAAGGTACAGGAAAAAGTGTACACATATAAAAGGAACCTACCATAAACTCTAAGTGCGGAAGGAGCAGAAAACCAATTTGTTTCCTGACTTTCTTTAGAAAGTTCTTCATCCCTTAACTAAGGGAAATACAAAGTTAGAATTCAGGAGCAGTAAAGTAAAATACAGTAGTATGTGTTAAGAGATCTTTACCTCCAGTAAGTCATCCAGGAAGCTGCAAGCTAAAATGTCCTGTATCTTTATCTTCCCTgtagaaagagaaggaaactgTGTTTTAAGCCAACACATCTCATTTAGATGGACCTCagtagcaaacaaacaaatttttattcttaaggaaaaaaaaaatcaattgacAATGCAGAcaattaaataatgaaacaaaaatagcttttaaaatggCAAAACAATATTTGTTGATTCTGGT contains the following coding sequences:
- the PPP2R3C gene encoding serine/threonine-protein phosphatase 2A regulatory subunit B'' subunit gamma isoform X2; translation: MFFKNLWFLLDKHQTSPMIGEEAMINYENFLKVGEKAGPKCKQFFTAKIFAKLLHNDPYGRISIMQFFNYVMRKVWLHQTRIGLSLYDVAGQGYLRESDLENYILELIPTLPQLDGLEKSFYSFYVCTAVRKFFFFLDPLRTGKIKIQDILACSFLDDLLELRDEELSKESQETNWFSAPSALRVYGQYLNLDKDHNGMLSKEELSRYGTGTLTNIFLDRVFQECLTYDGEMDYKTYLDFVLALENRKEPAALQYIFKLLDIENKGYLNVFSLNYFFRAIQEQMKIHGQEPVSFQDVKDEIFDMVKPKDPYKISLQDLINSSQGDTVTSILIDLNGFWTYENREVLVASDNDSVADADDT
- the PPP2R3C gene encoding serine/threonine-protein phosphatase 2A regulatory subunit B'' subunit gamma isoform X3: MIGEEAMINYENFLKVGEKAGPKCKQFFTAKIFAKLLHNDPYGRISIMQFFNYVMRKVWLHQTRIGLSLYDVAGQGYLRESDLENYILELIPTLPQLDGLEKSFYSFYVCTAVRKFFFFLDPLRTGKIKIQDILACSFLDDLLELRDEELSKESQETNWFSAPSALRVYGQYLNLDKDHNGMLSKEELSRYGTGTLTNIFLDRVFQECLTYDGEMDYKTYLDFVLALENRKEPAALQYIFKLLDIENKGYLNVFSLNYFFRAIQEQMKIHGQEPVSFQDVKDEIFDMVKPKDPYKISLQDLINSSQGDTVTSILIDLNGFWTYENREVLVASDNDSVADADDT